GAGCGCGTCCGTATCGACGAACGCTTAAAAGAATTAGGGTTTTATTACTTCAGTCCCGAATATTTAAAAATTCAAGTGGACTCAACCGTAGCCCAACAAGAAGTCGATTTGATTCTAAAAGTAAAAGAGGAAACACCCGCCCGTGCCCGATTTATTTATAAAATCAACCAAATTGTAATTTATCCCAATTACACCTTGGGAGCCGACACCATCAGCGCCTCCAAAAAAGCAGTGACCCAATACAAAGATTTTACAATCGTAGACCGCGATTCGTTGTTCAAACCCAAAATTTTTGATCACGCACTGTACTTCAAAAAAGGTGATGTATACAACCGTACCAATCACAATCTATCCTTAAATCGTTTGGTGAATTTGGGCGTTTTTAAATTGGTCAAAAATGAATTTCAGCCTTCGTTGATAGAAGGCAATTATTTAGATGCCTTTTACTACTTATCTCCTTTAGAACGAAAAGCATTGCGATTTGAAGTTTTAGCTAAAACCAATTCGGCCAATTATCACGGAACTGAACTGAATGCCAATTGGAGCCATCGCAATACGTTTAGAGGAGCCGAACTACTTTCTATTTCTATATTTGGTGGATATGAAGTACAAATCTCAGGGCAAAATAATGGATATAACGTCTACCGCATTGGTACCGAAGCCAATTTGATTTGGCCACGAATGATTTCCCCTATCCGTTTCAAAATGAGCAATCGCTTTACTCCAAAAACCAAGGCCACTTTAGGCTATGAATTTCAAGATCGCCAGCAATTGTATAGGCTGCAAACGTTTAAAGCGCTGTTTGGGTACAACTGGAAAGAAAATGCACGACGAGAACATACACTAAACATAGGTGAAGTCATTTTTGCCCGACCTCAAAACGTAACGCAATTGTACCTCGATGAGGTGGATTTGAATCCATCCTTAGGAAAAGTAATCGAACGCCAACTTATTTTTGGTCCTACTTACTCTTACACCTACTCCAACACCGCACAGAAGAGAAAGAAAAACACCATCTATTACAAAGGCACAGTAGACTTATCGGCTGCGGTGACAGGTTTAATTGCTGGTGCCAACATCGACAAAAAAGATACGCTAAAAGTATTTGGAGTGCCTTTCAGCCAATATATAAAATTCGAAAATGAATTCCGCCATTTTTTAAAATTAGGAAAGGAAACCCAATTGGCGAGTCGAATTATAGTAGGTACCGCTTTGCCTTTTGGAAATTCTAAAGAAATGCCTTTTATCAAACAGTTTTTTATTGGAGGAACGAACAGTATTCGTGCCTTTAGAGCGCGTTCTATTGGACCTGGAAGTTACCT
This genomic interval from Flavobacterium sp. 9R contains the following:
- a CDS encoding BamA/TamA family outer membrane protein: MYHKIVFILLVAIGLQSCSSTKNLAEGELLYTGAKVTVEGPSSSKEKKALATELSTLVRPIPNQSFLGIYPKLSIYNLAGTPKTEKGWRNWLRTKVGEPPVLNTKLDPEYNRLVLQNYLENKGFFNAKTKADTIIKGKNIQAIYTVTPSKQYRIKKVVFPKDSSDLSKAISSTERRSLLKIGNTYSLETIKEERVRIDERLKELGFYYFSPEYLKIQVDSTVAQQEVDLILKVKEETPARARFIYKINQIVIYPNYTLGADTISASKKAVTQYKDFTIVDRDSLFKPKIFDHALYFKKGDVYNRTNHNLSLNRLVNLGVFKLVKNEFQPSLIEGNYLDAFYYLSPLERKALRFEVLAKTNSANYHGTELNANWSHRNTFRGAELLSISIFGGYEVQISGQNNGYNVYRIGTEANLIWPRMISPIRFKMSNRFTPKTKATLGYEFQDRQQLYRLQTFKALFGYNWKENARREHTLNIGEVIFARPQNVTQLYLDEVDLNPSLGKVIERQLIFGPTYSYTYSNTAQKRKKNTIYYKGTVDLSAAVTGLIAGANIDKKDTLKVFGVPFSQYIKFENEFRHFLKLGKETQLASRIIVGTALPFGNSKEMPFIKQFFIGGTNSIRAFRARSIGPGSYLDKAVNTDGFLADQSGDIKIELNTEYRTTLFSFVKGAAFIDAGNIWLLNENKDKPGAKFSKNFMKEMAVGAGLGLRFDLSFLILRTDFAFPLRKPYLPEGNRWVIDQINLGNGAWRKENLIFNLAIGYPF